The Clostridia bacterium genome contains the following window.
TCTAGATTTAGGATATACCGATAATATTGCTCACCTGTTAACAGTTGTTACAAAAGTATTATGATTGTATTAAGTTTCTCTTACAACTATCCAGTTTGTTCGATCTGCCGATCTGGGAGTCCCAACCTAGCCGACAATTGAACCGTAAAAATGCTCCCCCGCCCCGGCTGGCTATCAACCTCGATGCGACCACCGTGGAGACGGATGATCTCTTGGCTCAACGCCAGCCCTAAGCCGAATCCTCCTCTGCTTCGCGGGAGCTCGCTGGAGCTCCTATCTCGGGTTCGAGCCAAATCACCCCGATAGAACGGCTCAAACAGGTGCGGCAACGCCTCTGGCGCGATGCCTACCCCAGTATCTTGCACCCGGATCTCAATCCATTGCTCACTGGGCCGTACGGATACCTCCACTCGCCCTCCACTAGGCGTGTACTTAATGCCGTTGTCAATAAGATTTAGGATTACTTCTAGCAGCCTCTCGCCGTCTCCCATCGCGTATACAAGTGGCGAGTCAAGTACCTTTAGGCTTACGCCCTTGATCTCGGCTAGAGGACGAAGCAACCGCGCTGCTTCCTCAACTAATTCTTGGACGTTGACTACGCTCAAATCCAACCCCTTTACTTTGCTGAGGCGAGTCATCTCCAATAGATTGTTAACCAGCCGAGCCAGTCGGTCCACCTCCGCCTCGATGTCCCTCAAAAACTCCCGGTACAGCTCGGCATCAGCGTTGGGATCATCTAAGGCCGATTGAGTCAAAGCTTTGATAGATCCGAGCGGGGTTCTGAGCTCATGGGAAGCATTGGCTAGAAAGTTCCGCCTGGCTGTTTCCCAGTCTTCTAAGGCATCAGCCATGGTGTTAAAGGCAGCACCAAGCTCTGCAATTTCGTCTTTCCCCCACCTGGATCCGACTCGGCAGGACAAGTTGCCTCGGCTGAGTTCCCTCGCTGCCGCGGTAAGCTCCTTGATTGGACGGGTGATAAAGTTGGCTACCAGCCAGCTTATACCTGCTATCACCATTCCTGAGAGAGCCAGAATAGTCAAGAGGCCTTGCCTAAATGAAGCAATTTGCTCCATTACCCATTCAACTGAAGCGGAAATGAGCACTGCTCCCACCGTTTTTCGGCCCTGGCTAATCGGGGAAGTAGCGTACATGGCCCACCCTTCCCCCGGTAAGAAATGCATTTCCGCCATACCTTGGCCTCGCAAGGCGCTTCTCAATTCGGCATGGCCAAGGACTTCGCCTATCAGTCCATTGGGACCAGCCGAATCGCTGATTACCTTACCTTGGGAATCAACTACCAGTAAGCGGTGCCCGATCTGCCGGGAGAAGCTGTCTACCACCGTATCAAGCGACTTGCCCTGCTCCAATTCCTGCCCCACCACGGTGGCAGCGATGCTGGCCTGGGTAAGAAGAGACATTTTAGCTCCTTGCACATATTGGTTTGATACCGATCGCTCTAGGAAGAATCCTGCCGTTCCCACCACCAGTATGATAACCAAGCAATAAGTCAAAGCTAGTTTCGTGCGCCAACTCAAACCCGGCTACCTCTTTTCCTAAAATAAGGTTAAAGGCGATCATTAAAGTAGTACCCTACGCCCCATTTGGTCAAAATGTACTTGGGCCGCGAAGGATCAAGCTCTAGTTTTTCCCGGAGCCGGCGGATGTGGACATCGATAGTACGGTCATCACTAGTCTGCTCATATCCCCAAACTAGCTTTAATAGGTCGCTCCGGTGGTAAACGCGACCAGGGTGCCGAACTAGAACCTGCAATATGGAAAATTCTCGAGCAGTAAGTTCCACCTCCCGCCCCCGTACCAGTACCCGCTGGCGAGCCAAATCTACCTGAAGATCGCCGATGGATATTGTCGCCTGGTTACTAAAGGGGACTGCGCGGGAACGGCGCAATAAGGCTCTTATCCTAGCCAGGAGTTCACGCATGTTGAAAGGTTTGGTGACATAATCATCAGCTCCCATTTCCAGGCCGATGATTTTATCGAGGTCTTCGCTGCGGGCAGTAAGCATAATAATGGGAAGATTCGAACGCAAACGTACTTGGCGGCAGACGGCCAACCCATCTACCTCAGGCAACATAAGATCTAAGACCAGGAGGTCAAAATCCTGGTCGTTAATTAACTGCAGAGCTTTTGCCCCAGTTTGGGCGGTGACTACTTGGTATCCTTCTCGCTCCAGTGAATGCTTTAAAGCTTTTAGCAGCGACGGTTCGTCATCTACCACCAGAATCCTCACGGGAGGCTCCACCGGTTGCTCCCACCTTTCTCTATTGCCATTCAGTATAACACGCAAAACCCATCTTGAAAAACTACTGTTACTACCTACATTACTTCGGACCGCCAGTGCAAACTATATAAGGACTTAGCAAAGGGGTGAAATCACCGCCGTGGCCGATGAAAAACCGGGTTCTGCTAGCGAGCCTAGGCAACCTATAGGTATCTTCCGGAAGAGTATACCCGGCCAGGGTCGAGACGTGGCTATCGACATGGGCAGCTCTACTACCCTGGTCTATGTTCGTGGCAAGGGCATAGTCCTTCAGGAACCTTCGGTTATTGCCATCGATAAGGCCAGTGGTGATGTGGTTGCCTTTGGCAAGGAAGCGGCGCAGATGCTGGAAAGGGTGCCTGATACAATTGAGGTTATCCGGCCGCTACGCCGGGGTACCGTAGCTGATTTTGACACCACTGAAAGGATGCTAAAGCATTTCCTTTTTAAAGCCATAGGGAAGCGGCCTTTAGCCAAACCACGAGTAATCACCACTGTCAGTTACGGTTCCAGTCAGGTCGAAAAAAGAGCAGTCCTGCAGGCGGTGCAACAAGCAGGCACCCGCGAAGCCTATCTAATCGAGGAGCCGCTGGCAGCTGCCATGGGAGCTCACCTTCCAGTCGACGAAGCCACAGGCAGCATGGTAATCAATATTGGCGGAGGCCGAGCCGAGATAGCGGTATTGGCTTTAGGTG
Protein-coding sequences here:
- a CDS encoding HAMP domain-containing protein encodes the protein MSWRTKLALTYCLVIILVVGTAGFFLERSVSNQYVQGAKMSLLTQASIAATVVGQELEQGKSLDTVVDSFSRQIGHRLLVVDSQGKVISDSAGPNGLIGEVLGHAELRSALRGQGMAEMHFLPGEGWAMYATSPISQGRKTVGAVLISASVEWVMEQIASFRQGLLTILALSGMVIAGISWLVANFITRPIKELTAAARELSRGNLSCRVGSRWGKDEIAELGAAFNTMADALEDWETARRNFLANASHELRTPLGSIKALTQSALDDPNADAELYREFLRDIEAEVDRLARLVNNLLEMTRLSKVKGLDLSVVNVQELVEEAARLLRPLAEIKGVSLKVLDSPLVYAMGDGERLLEVILNLIDNGIKYTPSGGRVEVSVRPSEQWIEIRVQDTGVGIAPEALPHLFEPFYRGDLARTRDRSSSELPRSRGGFGLGLALSQEIIRLHGGRIEVDSQPGRGSIFTVQLSARLGLPDRQIEQTG
- a CDS encoding response regulator transcription factor; translation: MRILVVDDEPSLLKALKHSLEREGYQVVTAQTGAKALQLINDQDFDLLVLDLMLPEVDGLAVCRQVRLRSNLPIIMLTARSEDLDKIIGLEMGADDYVTKPFNMRELLARIRALLRRSRAVPFSNQATISIGDLQVDLARQRVLVRGREVELTAREFSILQVLVRHPGRVYHRSDLLKLVWGYEQTSDDRTIDVHIRRLREKLELDPSRPKYILTKWGVGYYFNDRL
- a CDS encoding rod shape-determining protein, translated to MGIFRKSIPGQGRDVAIDMGSSTTLVYVRGKGIVLQEPSVIAIDKASGDVVAFGKEAAQMLERVPDTIEVIRPLRRGTVADFDTTERMLKHFLFKAIGKRPLAKPRVITTVSYGSSQVEKRAVLQAVQQAGTREAYLIEEPLAAAMGAHLPVDEATGSMVINIGGGRAEIAVLALGGVVNATSTSEAGDAWDEAIKDYLRREYLLEVGGPTAEKLKKQWGFACDPPPGAKTEITGIHTVTGLPKKVEITAQDITKALSHPLWTLIHMASRVFERTSPQLASDIIENGIVMTGGGAMLKNLDKLLSQELALPVRVADRPIECAARGAGKALTQTASLSQLALYRA